A genomic stretch from Chitinophaga agri includes:
- a CDS encoding CsbD family protein — protein MDTLEIKGKWNELKGKIKQQYADLTDDDLLYEEGQEDRLIGKLQQKLGKSRDEIIKLLKSA, from the coding sequence ATGGATACTTTAGAAATCAAGGGCAAATGGAATGAGCTGAAGGGCAAAATTAAACAACAGTACGCCGATCTTACAGATGATGATTTATTGTATGAAGAAGGTCAGGAAGACCGTCTCATAGGAAAGCTTCAGCAGAAACTGGGTAAATCCCGTGATGAGATTATTAAACTTTTAAAATCTGCATAA